One stretch of Bremerella cremea DNA includes these proteins:
- a CDS encoding aldehyde dehydrogenase family protein yields MQFDESIIRNVVAQVLAEVGKAPPVTSGFKGRYGIFDCADEAVRAAREAFEKLSERTIEDRKRIIDHIRRISIDQKVELGTMEMNETKIGKLAHKIEKLELLGRKTPGVEFLRSEVYSGDHGLAVIEHAPFGVIGCITPVTHSLPTITGNAVNMIAGGNTLVVNPHPGGKKVAAEGVRRFNKAIYDDLGIDNLICVIAEPTLESADLIFHHRDVAMICVTGGPAVARAALNSGKKAVVAGPGNPPVVVDETADLDRAARSIIQGGGYDNNLLCIAEKEVFVVNSVFDELMRAMERAGAVRLNSSEIDRLTSVAITEVGEPGKTKQVAAKEFIGQDAAVLARAAGKNISSDVELVFGETDEQNPFVPVEQMMPFIPFVRCHDVDEAIQKAKYYEHGFRHTAIIHSNNVRNMSKMGRVMDTTLFVKNGPSPAALGVGGEGYISFSIATPTGEGVTTPLTFTRERRCSLIDDLCILGHPAKG; encoded by the coding sequence CGAATCCATTATTCGCAATGTCGTAGCCCAGGTGCTCGCCGAAGTCGGCAAGGCCCCTCCGGTAACTTCCGGTTTCAAAGGACGCTATGGCATCTTTGATTGTGCCGACGAAGCGGTTCGTGCCGCTCGTGAAGCATTCGAGAAACTCTCGGAACGCACCATCGAAGATCGCAAGCGAATCATCGATCACATCCGTCGTATCTCGATCGACCAAAAGGTCGAGCTAGGCACGATGGAAATGAACGAAACCAAGATCGGCAAACTCGCGCACAAGATCGAGAAGCTGGAACTGCTGGGTCGCAAGACACCTGGTGTCGAGTTTCTGCGAAGCGAAGTCTATAGCGGCGACCATGGTCTGGCTGTGATCGAACATGCTCCGTTTGGCGTGATCGGCTGTATCACCCCGGTGACGCACTCGCTGCCGACAATCACCGGCAACGCCGTCAACATGATCGCTGGCGGTAACACGCTGGTCGTCAATCCCCACCCTGGCGGCAAGAAAGTGGCCGCTGAAGGTGTTCGTCGCTTCAACAAAGCGATTTACGACGACCTGGGCATCGACAACCTGATCTGTGTGATCGCCGAACCGACCCTCGAATCAGCCGACCTCATTTTCCATCACCGCGACGTGGCCATGATCTGCGTCACCGGTGGTCCGGCGGTTGCTCGGGCGGCCCTGAATAGTGGCAAGAAGGCAGTCGTCGCCGGTCCTGGTAACCCACCGGTAGTGGTTGACGAAACGGCCGACCTCGATCGGGCGGCTCGTAGCATCATTCAAGGTGGTGGCTACGATAACAACCTGCTGTGCATTGCCGAGAAAGAAGTGTTCGTCGTCAACTCGGTTTTTGATGAACTGATGCGAGCGATGGAACGTGCCGGTGCCGTTCGCTTGAATTCCAGCGAAATCGATCGTCTGACTTCCGTCGCGATTACCGAAGTCGGCGAACCTGGCAAGACCAAGCAAGTCGCCGCTAAAGAGTTCATCGGCCAAGACGCCGCCGTCCTGGCTCGTGCCGCTGGCAAGAACATTTCGTCAGATGTCGAGTTGGTCTTCGGCGAAACGGACGAGCAAAACCCATTCGTCCCCGTCGAACAGATGATGCCCTTTATTCCCTTTGTTCGTTGCCACGATGTCGACGAAGCGATCCAGAAGGCGAAGTACTACGAACATGGCTTCCGCCACACGGCCATCATCCACAGCAACAACGTTCGCAACATGAGCAAGATGGGCCGTGTGATGGACACAACTTTGTTCGTTAAGAACGGACCAAGTCCTGCGGCCCTTGGTGTCGGAGGGGAAGGTTATATTTCGTTCTCCATCGCCACCCCCACCGGCGAAGGCGTCACCACTCCGCTGACTTTCACGCGGGAACGACGCTGCTCGTTGATTGACGATTTGTGCATCCTGGGCCATCCGGCGAAAGGTTAG